Below is a genomic region from Brassica rapa cultivar Chiifu-401-42 chromosome A08, CAAS_Brap_v3.01, whole genome shotgun sequence.
ACTCTCCGACATATGTTTTTGGCTGGGCCTAGCCCATTTATTGGTTTGTGAAGGGCTTTTACTAAAGTCCACTCATTCATGGCCCACAAAGAACTTCCCTATGTCGGATGTTATAAAATTGAGACATCGCTCCTCATCTGAAGCATCATGCCGGTCTACGGTTTGTCGTCTCGTCTCGTACAGGGTTCACCTAGCCCCAAGCTGTGACGTTGTACAGGGTTCACCTAGCCCAAGTTTCATGAGTATTAGATTCAAATCTAGGCAAAGGAGGCCTTTCTCTATGGCTTTTAGCTATGTTTCTGGAGTCACTCACCTGTTCTTGCCGCCTATCAGTCCTTATCTTCGACAAAGTTCCATTGAGAACTCGGGACGAGCTCAGCCTCCACTGTTCCAAGACAATTATTTTTTAGTTGAAGCAAAGGAGAGTGTGTCATCACCAGTGTTTGTGTCTGCCAACCGTTTCAAAACCCTCTCAATAGGGCCCCTCATCGTCGGTTTCATATCCCGACTTCAGTATGTTCTTGGAACATCAGTTTCAGGGTCTCAAGTGAAGCATCTTTATGGGTATTTTCACCCCTTTAACACCTCTATCACTCATATTGTTGTAGTAATTTTCGTTTATCGTTTGGCCGTCGAGTTTACCTCCGGTTGTAGTTGTTTAAtctttttgaatatttaagTTTAATATAAGAGTTtccgtgacaaaaaaaaaaaaagttatatgtcAGCGGACCCTTGCTGACTGAACTCTCACGTGGCTCATGCCTTTGATCATGGCTTATACTACATACAACTGCGCTTTTTCATCATTGTGAAAGCCGATTTGACTTCGTTAATCCAGTGTgtctttgatttttatttttatttttatttttcacttttgAAGAAAATTTTAATCTCCTGGCTGGGAGAAGATACTTTCACCTGTTTTGATCTTCTTCGATTCGATGTGATCCCTCCAACACAAAGCTCTCGCGAAAATCCTCCACCGTCGATTCTCCTCTCTCCCTCTCCGTTGATCTGCGGTTGTCTCGCCGGAACATTACGATATCAGAAGCTTggtagatatttatttttatgaaggGACGAGATTGATTGATGATGCTTTGTGGTTCTCTGCGAGATCGAATACAGCCTTGGCTTCGCGACTACGTTAAGCTCCAATCTCTCGCCGTCTTCCTCATTTACATCCAGGTCAcccctctctcctctctcttcgTGGTTGATTCGAATCTGTGTTCGAGTCTAGGGTTCATCGATTCGTGATTGTTTTTTTCCAGATTGGCTGCGCCCTAATCGGATCACTAGGAGCATTATACAACGGCGTCTTACTGATCAACTTAGCGATTGCGTTATTCGCGCTTGTGGCAATCGAAAGCAACAGCCAAAGCCTCGGCCGCACCTACGCCGTTCTCCTCTTCTGCGCTCTTCTCCTCGATATCTCGTGGTTCATCCTCTTCACCGAAGAGATTTGGTAATAATCCCTCTTTCGAATCAATCTTAACTAACATTGACAATAATAACATTCGATTTTATTGCAGGAGCATATCGGTGGAGACGTATGGAACCTTGTACATATTCTCAGTGAGGCTGACCATGGCCATGGAGATGATTGGCTTCTTTGTGAggctctcttcctctctcttgTGGTTTCAGATTTACAGGCTGGGAGCTTCTATTGTCGACACTTCTTCTTCGCTTCCCCGTGAAACGGATTCTGATTTGCGGAACAGCTTCTTGAATCCACCGACTCCTGCTATAATAGACAGGCAGTGTTCAGGTGCTGCTGAAGAGATCTTGGGTGGTTCTATCTACGACCCTGCCTACTACACCTCTCTTTTTGAAGACGCAGAGGCCCAATCCAATTTGAATTCACCAAAGGTAACACAGGTAGGTGACTCTTGTTTATCTACTCTCTTTTTAGTCATCCATGTAGAAAGAGTTTCTTGATTATTGTTCTCAACGGTTTTAGCTGTAGTGGATGCATTGAAATATAATAAGACTGAGTTGATTAAGCTATATGATTCTTCAATGCTTTGTCAGCTGAAACTTCCCATTATCTATTACTATGTAGTGTGTGTTATGTTAGTATCATAAGTTATCATTACTAAGCACTATGTAGTGTGTGTTATGTAGTGGATGCAATGCTTTGTACCGAGTCTGGGATCAATTAAGCTATAATATGATTCTTCTTGTCCTTCTATGGTCGATGCAAAGAACAAGAGCGTTTAGTAGTGAATGATAACTTAGGATACTAACATAACACAGTCTACATAGTAATTAATAATGGCAAGTTTCAGCTGATAGAATTGAAGAAGTCACTCAGTCAATCCAAGTTTTTCATCCTTCTGTAGGTGAATCATTATTCAGCTGAGTACAATGGATCACCATCTGCTGCAGAAGCCTCCCGGATTAAGTCCCCCGGATCCAGATCATTGCATGCAATTGATGTTAGTCTCTCCATTAATTTCAACATTTTTCCATGTTTGTTTATGTGGCCTTTACTTGTCTCGTATATCACAATATAATAA
It encodes:
- the LOC103832580 gene encoding uncharacterized protein LOC103832580 isoform X1, translated to MMLCGSLRDRIQPWLRDYVKLQSLAVFLIYIQIGCALIGSLGALYNGVLLINLAIALFALVAIESNSQSLGRTYAVLLFCALLLDISWFILFTEEIWSISVETYGTLYIFSVRLTMAMEMIGFFVRLSSSLLWFQIYRLGASIVDTSSSLPRETDSDLRNSFLNPPTPAIIDRQCSGAAEEILGGSIYDPAYYTSLFEDAEAQSNLNSPKVTQVNHYSAEYNGSPSAAEASRIKSPGSRSLHAIDEEKGLKQQVISSSSL
- the LOC103832580 gene encoding uncharacterized protein LOC103832580 isoform X2; translated protein: MMLCGSLRDRIQPWLRDYVKLQSLAVFLIYIQIGCALIGSLGALYNGVLLINLAIALFALVAIESNSQSLGRTYAVLLFCALLLDISWFILFTEEIWSISVETYGTLYIFSVRLTMAMEMIGFFVRLSSSLLWFQIYRLGASIVDTSSSLPRETDSDLRNSFLNPPTPAIIDRQCSGAAEEILGGSIYDPAYYTSLFEDAEAQSNLNSPKVNHYSAEYNGSPSAAEASRIKSPGSRSLHAIDEEKGLKQQVISSSSL